One genomic region from Gemmatimonadota bacterium encodes:
- a CDS encoding branched-chain amino acid transaminase has product MGTVGFNEADWIWRDGEFVRWEEANLHLLSTAVQFGTSVFEGIRAYETERGPALFRLDEHVRRLFDSAKVYRMTPPELSPNDVRTAILETVRKNDLVECYVRPMILRGYGAAGIDPHASPIDTYIAAWPWGAYLGEEALSRGVDVCVSSWWRAHPNTYPTASKAGGHYTNAQLMKLESTANGYDDAIAVGPGGLVSEGSGMNLFLVRDGRVLTPFLDGTSLHGITRLSVIRLALDLGFEVREQDVPRESLYMADELFFTGTAAEVTPIRSVDRIPVGEGKAGPVTLAIQERFIETVRGDNDDPHGFLTYL; this is encoded by the coding sequence ATGGGAACGGTAGGGTTCAACGAGGCCGATTGGATCTGGCGTGACGGCGAGTTCGTACGCTGGGAGGAGGCCAACCTCCACTTGCTCTCGACGGCCGTGCAGTTCGGAACCTCGGTCTTCGAGGGGATCCGCGCCTACGAAACCGAGCGCGGCCCGGCGCTTTTCCGGCTCGACGAGCACGTGCGCAGACTCTTCGATTCCGCGAAGGTCTATCGGATGACGCCTCCGGAGCTCTCGCCGAACGACGTGCGCACCGCGATCCTCGAGACCGTGCGCAAGAACGACCTCGTCGAGTGCTACGTCCGCCCGATGATTCTGCGCGGCTACGGTGCGGCGGGCATCGACCCCCACGCCTCCCCGATCGACACCTACATCGCGGCGTGGCCTTGGGGCGCCTACCTGGGCGAAGAGGCGCTGAGCCGGGGCGTGGACGTGTGCGTGTCGTCATGGTGGCGAGCGCACCCCAACACCTATCCCACCGCCTCGAAGGCCGGCGGCCACTACACCAACGCCCAGCTCATGAAGCTCGAGTCGACGGCCAACGGCTACGACGACGCTATCGCGGTCGGACCGGGCGGACTCGTGAGCGAGGGGAGCGGCATGAATCTCTTCCTCGTGCGCGACGGCAGAGTTCTCACCCCCTTCCTGGACGGCACTTCTCTCCACGGCATCACCCGGCTTTCGGTCATCCGGCTTGCGCTCGACCTTGGGTTCGAGGTTCGGGAGCAGGACGTTCCCCGGGAATCGCTCTACATGGCCGACGAGCTTTTCTTCACCGGGACCGCGGCCGAGGTGACGCCGATCCGGAGCGTGGATCGCATTCCGGTGGGCGAGGGCAAGGCCGGACCTGTCACGCTAGCCATCCAGGAGCGCTTCATCGAGACGGTGCGCGGAGATAACGACGACCCGCACGGCTTCCTGACCTACCTCTGA
- a CDS encoding SulP family inorganic anion transporter has translation MTSSLRDLASELRTDAGSAKAVPALAAGLTSGLALLVAQVAYGSLIFSGPLAPYSSQGVGLVLFGNFAACLVIALAGGFRGAISGLSPALVLVMAHVGATIGGSRETLFVTTVCALAIGAVAAGVCFLAIWRYGLANLVRFVPYSVAAGFIAGIGGAVCLAAMSLMVTEPDWHTVPALLQPPELWKWLPGVVFGAALYFAMKRWGRPLIMPVGVGLAVGGYHLALILLGISGDEARVAGLLLTSTSEASLWPSLAPADLAHIDWFAIATHLPTLLLLVFVALIVVIMNFAGLEMASHRDLDWNREFRATGIATIVAGLGGGTTASLIVPASLRSMLFGAATRLTGIVAALVIAAAVFLGDGMLELVPVPLVGGILVFAGFGMLDEGLLRSRKRLPWTEYGVIVLIAVVTMVFGLFEGVGVGMLAAFVFFAARLSRIDPVGECFTVSERRSTRSRSVPDSVILHHGGDRVPAWRLRGYVFFGSVYSLADRLKESIDRRPPPNAVLLDFTHVSGFDFSAVNVLARFLRSAISGGSKVVLSAPSEQVRTGLGRNLSPSHFASVQVEPSLDRVLEHCEEIVIDEWKVNAERDFERRSSVLAGAVGVLERQLERQAGFEELIEELGGWLDPCRYASRETLTGPGVPSDGLILLVSGKASARDAANRRLRQYGPGDAIWPLDPSDTALSVSADPTCTAMVLSHVARRRLEEREERLALKLYRYLMAERFGDDPLDRNDDDLEPESTIQPKQGS, from the coding sequence GTGACATCGTCGCTGCGCGATCTCGCTTCTGAGCTTCGGACGGATGCCGGCTCGGCGAAGGCCGTACCGGCTCTGGCGGCCGGGTTGACCTCCGGCCTGGCGCTGCTGGTCGCTCAGGTCGCCTACGGGAGCCTGATATTCTCGGGCCCCCTCGCTCCCTACTCGTCCCAAGGCGTCGGACTGGTGCTGTTCGGAAACTTCGCCGCCTGCCTGGTCATCGCGCTTGCCGGCGGCTTTCGCGGGGCCATCTCGGGACTGTCTCCGGCGCTCGTCCTGGTGATGGCGCATGTCGGCGCCACCATAGGCGGCTCGCGCGAGACGCTCTTCGTCACCACCGTTTGCGCACTCGCGATCGGTGCTGTCGCCGCAGGCGTTTGCTTTCTCGCGATATGGCGCTACGGACTGGCCAATCTGGTGCGCTTCGTCCCCTACTCCGTCGCGGCCGGCTTCATCGCCGGAATTGGGGGAGCGGTGTGCCTGGCGGCGATGTCGCTCATGGTGACGGAGCCGGATTGGCACACGGTTCCGGCTCTCCTCCAACCTCCTGAGCTTTGGAAATGGCTCCCGGGCGTGGTGTTCGGCGCAGCCCTTTACTTCGCGATGAAGCGGTGGGGCCGTCCACTCATCATGCCTGTCGGGGTCGGGCTGGCCGTGGGCGGGTACCACCTCGCACTGATCCTGCTCGGAATCTCCGGCGACGAGGCGAGGGTGGCGGGTCTGCTGTTGACGAGCACGTCGGAGGCGAGCCTGTGGCCGTCCCTGGCGCCCGCCGACCTCGCGCACATAGACTGGTTCGCGATCGCGACGCACCTTCCCACCCTCCTCTTGCTGGTGTTCGTCGCCCTGATCGTGGTCATCATGAATTTCGCCGGGCTCGAGATGGCCTCGCACAGAGATCTGGACTGGAACCGAGAGTTCCGCGCGACGGGAATCGCGACCATCGTGGCAGGCCTTGGCGGCGGAACGACGGCCAGCCTGATCGTGCCGGCGTCGCTGCGCAGCATGCTCTTCGGAGCGGCCACCCGCCTTACCGGCATCGTCGCGGCCCTCGTCATCGCGGCAGCCGTGTTTCTGGGCGACGGGATGCTCGAACTTGTCCCCGTTCCGCTCGTCGGAGGCATTCTGGTCTTTGCAGGCTTCGGCATGCTGGACGAGGGACTCCTGAGGAGTCGCAAGCGCCTTCCATGGACGGAGTACGGAGTCATCGTGCTGATCGCTGTCGTCACGATGGTGTTCGGGCTCTTTGAGGGCGTGGGCGTCGGAATGCTGGCAGCCTTCGTCTTTTTCGCAGCGCGGCTGAGCCGCATCGACCCTGTGGGAGAGTGTTTCACGGTAAGCGAGCGCCGGAGCACCAGATCGCGTTCCGTCCCCGACTCCGTCATCCTTCACCACGGGGGCGACCGCGTACCGGCGTGGCGGCTGCGCGGCTATGTCTTCTTCGGAAGCGTCTACTCGCTCGCCGACCGCCTAAAGGAGTCGATCGACCGCCGTCCACCCCCCAACGCCGTGCTGTTGGACTTCACACACGTGTCCGGATTCGATTTTTCGGCCGTGAACGTGCTGGCGAGGTTCCTGCGATCAGCCATTTCCGGCGGATCGAAAGTGGTTCTGAGCGCGCCGTCGGAGCAGGTGAGGACCGGCCTGGGCAGGAATCTGTCCCCGTCGCATTTCGCGTCGGTGCAGGTCGAGCCCAGCCTGGACCGTGTGCTTGAACATTGCGAGGAGATCGTCATCGACGAGTGGAAGGTGAACGCGGAGAGGGATTTCGAGCGCCGGTCCTCGGTGCTGGCGGGCGCTGTCGGTGTTTTGGAGCGGCAGCTCGAACGGCAGGCCGGTTTTGAAGAGCTGATCGAGGAGCTCGGGGGCTGGTTGGATCCTTGCCGGTACGCTTCAAGGGAGACTCTGACCGGTCCGGGCGTACCGAGCGACGGGCTGATATTGCTGGTCTCCGGCAAGGCATCCGCCCGTGACGCCGCGAACAGGCGGCTTCGTCAGTACGGTCCGGGAGACGCGATCTGGCCGCTCGACCCGAGCGACACGGCGTTGAGCGTAAGCGCCGACCCGACCTGCACCGCGATGGTTCTCTCGCATGTCGCCCGACGACGGCTGGAGGAGCGAGAGGAGCGGCTCGCCCTTAAGCTCTACCGGTATCTGATGGCCGAGCGTTTCGGGGACGATCCGCTCGACCGGAATGATGATGACCTGGAACCGGAGTCCACTATTCAACCCAAGCAAGGCTCATGA
- the ggt gene encoding gamma-glutamyltransferase: MVVSEEWRASEVGRDVLAAGGNAVDAAIATGFALAVTHPAAGNIGGGGFMVIRFPDGATTALDFREMAPAAAHPEMWLVDGEYSSQRHHLSHAAVGVPGTVAGFDKAHLLYGSGLPWERLVYPSVALAQDGFEVSEVLARGLAGLVERASQHWATVAQFSKNGEHYEAGDTLRQPDLGATLRRIMLNRRDGFYEGETARLVAAEMRREGGLITEEDLAAYRVRERSPVHGTYRGYDVISMPPPSSGGVALVTMLNILEGYDLASFGHNTAPYVHHLAEAMRRAFRDRAHYLADPDFVDVPLHRLTGKEHASALRETIDSEAATESSPSDVELGFESPETTHYSVVDADGMAVSVTYTLEFGYGSGIVVPGGGFLLNNEMGDFNAGPGLTSETGLIGTEPNLARPGQRMLSSMTPTILARDGELVAVIGTPGGRTIINTVLQLVLNLVDFGMRPEEVVSARRIHHQWLPDRIRIERGGVSDQTVALLEEMGHTVQTIGSQGRANSIVIHGRSGERVGVPDARNPDAGARGIARGGR; encoded by the coding sequence ATGGTCGTCAGCGAGGAGTGGCGAGCCAGCGAGGTGGGACGGGACGTTCTCGCGGCTGGCGGCAACGCGGTGGATGCGGCCATCGCGACCGGATTCGCCCTCGCGGTCACCCATCCGGCAGCCGGCAACATCGGCGGCGGCGGTTTCATGGTGATCCGATTCCCCGACGGCGCCACGACGGCGCTCGACTTCCGCGAGATGGCGCCGGCGGCGGCCCACCCGGAGATGTGGCTGGTGGACGGCGAGTACTCCTCCCAGCGCCATCACCTCAGCCACGCCGCGGTCGGGGTGCCCGGCACGGTCGCAGGATTCGACAAGGCTCACCTGCTCTACGGGAGCGGCCTGCCCTGGGAACGGCTCGTCTACCCCTCCGTGGCTCTGGCCCAGGACGGCTTCGAGGTCAGCGAGGTGCTCGCGAGAGGTCTGGCCGGCTTGGTCGAGAGGGCTTCCCAGCACTGGGCCACGGTTGCCCAGTTCTCCAAGAACGGCGAGCACTACGAAGCGGGGGACACGCTTCGCCAGCCGGATCTCGGCGCCACCCTGCGCCGGATCATGCTGAACCGCCGGGACGGCTTCTACGAGGGCGAGACCGCTCGCCTTGTCGCCGCCGAGATGCGCCGCGAGGGAGGGCTCATCACCGAGGAGGATCTCGCCGCCTATCGCGTTCGCGAGCGGAGCCCGGTTCACGGTACCTACCGAGGATACGACGTCATCTCCATGCCCCCGCCCAGCTCCGGCGGCGTCGCGCTGGTCACCATGCTGAACATCCTGGAGGGCTACGACCTCGCCTCGTTCGGCCATAACACCGCTCCTTACGTGCATCATCTGGCAGAGGCCATGCGCCGGGCCTTCAGGGACCGGGCCCACTACCTGGCCGATCCCGACTTCGTGGACGTCCCGCTCCACCGGCTGACCGGCAAGGAGCACGCGAGCGCCTTGCGCGAGACGATCGACTCCGAGGCCGCGACAGAATCCAGCCCGAGCGACGTCGAGCTCGGGTTCGAATCGCCGGAGACCACCCACTACTCGGTGGTGGACGCAGACGGCATGGCGGTATCCGTGACCTACACGCTCGAGTTCGGATACGGCTCGGGCATAGTGGTCCCGGGCGGAGGCTTCCTCCTCAACAACGAAATGGGCGACTTCAACGCCGGACCCGGACTCACCAGCGAAACCGGACTCATTGGCACCGAGCCCAACCTGGCGCGGCCCGGCCAGCGCATGCTTTCCTCCATGACGCCTACGATCCTGGCGCGCGACGGCGAGCTCGTGGCCGTCATCGGGACTCCTGGCGGACGGACCATCATCAACACGGTCCTCCAGCTCGTTCTCAACCTCGTCGACTTCGGGATGCGGCCCGAAGAGGTGGTATCGGCGCGGCGGATACACCATCAGTGGCTCCCCGACCGGATCCGGATCGAGCGCGGCGGCGTGAGTGACCAGACCGTGGCGCTGCTCGAGGAGATGGGCCACACGGTCCAGACGATCGGATCTCAGGGTCGGGCGAACTCGATCGTGATCCACGGCCGCTCGGGTGAACGGGTGGGGGTGCCGGACGCTCGCAACCCTGACGCCGGGGCCCGGGGAATCGCTAGGGGCGGCCGATGA
- a CDS encoding cytochrome c-type biogenesis protein CcmH — translation MTALPLALALSLAAPQSAGPAHSGYDPRAARLSPDAYEGEFGELLRAIEGDIRCSCGCGLDLHSCQFQMQCAISPGWSRRIMSALQQGETPEAIRAGFVADFGPTVLMAPPPEGFNLLGYLLPGLAILFTGALVSRRVRGSALRAGGADGASSFTVPEVSAADEDRLARELRRIEEMERPDW, via the coding sequence ATGACCGCGTTACCGCTCGCGCTCGCCCTCTCGCTTGCGGCGCCGCAGTCGGCGGGTCCCGCTCATTCGGGCTACGATCCAAGGGCCGCGCGTCTTTCCCCCGACGCCTACGAGGGCGAGTTCGGTGAGCTTCTGCGCGCGATCGAAGGCGACATCCGCTGCAGTTGCGGATGCGGACTCGATCTGCACTCCTGCCAGTTCCAGATGCAGTGCGCCATCTCGCCGGGATGGTCGCGGCGAATCATGTCCGCGCTTCAACAGGGCGAGACCCCCGAGGCGATAAGGGCGGGATTCGTCGCCGACTTCGGACCCACGGTGCTCATGGCTCCGCCTCCCGAGGGCTTCAACCTCCTGGGATACCTTTTGCCGGGGCTGGCGATCCTCTTCACGGGAGCGCTGGTCAGCCGAAGGGTGCGAGGCTCAGCGCTTAGGGCCGGGGGTGCGGACGGCGCGAGCTCGTTCACCGTTCCGGAAGTCTCCGCGGCCGACGAGGACAGACTAGCGCGCGAGCTGCGAAGGATCGAGGAGATGGAGCGCCCGGACTGGTAG
- the msrB gene encoding peptide-methionine (R)-S-oxide reductase MsrB has product MSEKVKKSDAEWRAELDPEAYRVLRKKGTERAFTGKYTDETRPGTYKCMGCSSPLFDSDSKYHSGCGWPSFTDPVVESAVEEARDTSHFMVRTEILCSACGGHLGHVFPDGPSPGGLRYCINSAALDLDER; this is encoded by the coding sequence ATCAGCGAAAAAGTGAAGAAGAGCGACGCCGAGTGGCGCGCCGAACTCGACCCCGAAGCCTACCGCGTGCTCCGGAAGAAGGGCACGGAACGAGCTTTCACCGGAAAATACACCGACGAGACCCGACCGGGCACCTACAAGTGCATGGGTTGCAGTTCGCCGCTCTTCGATTCCGATTCCAAGTACCATTCCGGCTGCGGCTGGCCCAGCTTCACCGATCCCGTGGTCGAGTCCGCGGTCGAGGAGGCTCGCGACACCTCCCACTTCATGGTGCGGACGGAGATCCTCTGTTCCGCTTGCGGCGGCCACCTCGGTCACGTCTTCCCGGACGGCCCGTCTCCCGGAGGTCTCCGCTACTGCATCAACTCCGCCGCCCTCGATCTCGACGAGCGCTGA
- a CDS encoding cupin domain-containing protein has translation MPAYAISHTKWDDIPLENVKEGITRRLFTGERMMLAQVYLKKGAVVPTHSHDNEQLTWVVEGALHFWIGEGDDIEERVVSAGEVLFLPSHVPHKAVALQDTLDVDVFSPPRQDWLDGTDAYFHEED, from the coding sequence ATGCCGGCATACGCCATCAGCCACACCAAGTGGGACGACATACCTCTCGAGAACGTCAAGGAGGGCATCACCCGACGTCTCTTCACGGGCGAGCGCATGATGCTCGCGCAGGTATATCTGAAGAAGGGTGCCGTGGTTCCGACCCACTCGCACGACAACGAGCAGCTCACCTGGGTCGTCGAAGGAGCCCTTCACTTCTGGATCGGAGAGGGCGACGACATCGAGGAACGCGTGGTCTCGGCGGGCGAGGTTCTCTTCCTGCCCTCTCACGTGCCCCACAAGGCGGTGGCCCTGCAGGACACTCTCGACGTGGATGTCTTCTCTCCGCCGCGCCAGGACTGGCTCGACGGGACCGACGCCTACTTTCACGAGGAGGACTAG
- a CDS encoding SDR family oxidoreductase: MVLGISGRRALVCGASSGLGKAIAGALTAEGVRTAINSRSLERLEAARAEIRRQASDEARIECVEADLSVPGGPERAVAAARELLGGVDILVTNTGGPPSGPFENHDAATWSQAIAQNLESVVGLVRAALPAMKDQRWGRIVNITSVSVKQPVAGLILSNAIRAGVTGFAKTVANEAASFNVTVNNVLPGFTRTERLGYLARAIAAREDISEADAFRRWELETPMGRLGEPEEIASVAAFLCSEAASYVTGQSVAVDGGWTKGIF, translated from the coding sequence GTGGTGCTGGGAATTTCAGGCCGCCGCGCCCTGGTGTGCGGAGCCAGCTCGGGACTCGGCAAGGCCATCGCCGGCGCGTTGACCGCGGAGGGGGTTCGCACCGCCATCAACTCGCGCTCGCTCGAACGGCTCGAGGCGGCCAGGGCCGAGATACGCAGGCAGGCGAGCGACGAAGCCCGCATAGAGTGCGTCGAGGCCGACCTGAGCGTGCCCGGGGGACCGGAAAGGGCGGTGGCGGCGGCCCGTGAGCTTCTGGGCGGGGTGGACATACTGGTCACCAACACCGGCGGACCCCCTTCGGGGCCCTTCGAGAATCACGACGCCGCGACTTGGTCCCAGGCGATCGCCCAGAACCTGGAGAGCGTCGTCGGGCTGGTGCGCGCCGCCCTCCCGGCGATGAAGGATCAGCGCTGGGGGCGCATCGTCAACATCACCTCGGTCTCGGTGAAGCAGCCGGTGGCTGGGCTCATCCTCTCGAACGCCATCCGCGCCGGAGTCACCGGCTTCGCCAAGACCGTTGCCAACGAGGCGGCTTCGTTCAACGTGACCGTGAACAACGTCCTGCCCGGGTTCACACGTACCGAAAGGCTCGGCTATCTGGCACGGGCGATCGCGGCGCGGGAGGACATTTCCGAAGCGGACGCCTTCCGGAGATGGGAGTTGGAGACTCCGATGGGACGTCTGGGCGAGCCGGAGGAAATCGCAAGCGTGGCGGCCTTCCTCTGCTCCGAAGCCGCTTCCTACGTTACCGGCCAGTCCGTCGCGGTCGACGGCGGCTGGACAAAGGGGATTTTCTGA
- a CDS encoding ABC transporter substrate-binding protein, which yields MRRKDFLKTAGAGAGAMALAGCGAGESATLSATAASRPDVRWRLTGSFPPTLDVLYGAGERLSARVAELTDGHFDIRVYAAGELVPALQVMDAVQQGTVHCGISPGYYYTGKHPALAFDAAVPFGFNARQQIAWLQHAGGLDLINSVYADFGLITFPVSCTGGQMGGWFLEPVGSLADLTGLRMRIPGIGGEIMSRLGVTVQVLGAAEIYPALERGAIDATEWVGPHDDERLGFQQVAKNYYYPGWWEPGVTMSLLIQREAYDELPASYQSALQVACRESISVTTAMYDALNPSALQRLIRDDGVTVHAFSEDIMAAAMSHSMAYLEEQAADNAEFKMVYDSWKSFRDTVFPYASGNELAYANFTFPQVGG from the coding sequence ATTCGCCGCAAGGATTTCCTCAAGACCGCAGGAGCGGGCGCCGGTGCGATGGCTCTGGCCGGCTGCGGAGCGGGCGAGTCCGCGACCCTGAGCGCGACAGCCGCCTCTCGGCCGGACGTGCGCTGGAGGCTTACCGGGAGCTTTCCGCCCACGCTCGACGTCCTTTACGGAGCGGGAGAGCGTCTCTCGGCCCGGGTCGCCGAGCTTACCGACGGCCACTTCGACATTCGGGTCTACGCGGCCGGCGAACTGGTTCCCGCTCTTCAGGTGATGGACGCGGTCCAGCAGGGCACCGTCCACTGCGGCATCTCTCCCGGCTACTATTACACCGGCAAGCATCCGGCCCTGGCCTTCGACGCCGCAGTTCCGTTCGGCTTCAACGCACGCCAGCAGATCGCCTGGCTCCAACATGCCGGCGGCCTCGATCTGATAAACAGCGTCTATGCCGACTTCGGCCTCATCACCTTCCCGGTCTCCTGCACCGGCGGCCAGATGGGGGGATGGTTCCTGGAGCCCGTGGGATCGCTCGCCGACCTGACCGGCCTGCGTATGCGCATACCCGGGATCGGCGGCGAGATCATGTCGAGGCTCGGTGTCACCGTCCAGGTCCTCGGTGCCGCCGAAATCTATCCGGCGCTCGAACGGGGCGCGATCGACGCTACCGAATGGGTCGGACCCCACGACGACGAGCGGCTCGGATTCCAACAGGTGGCCAAGAACTACTACTACCCGGGGTGGTGGGAGCCCGGGGTCACCATGTCGCTCCTCATCCAGCGCGAGGCCTACGACGAGCTACCCGCTTCGTACCAGTCGGCTCTCCAGGTCGCGTGCAGGGAATCCATCTCCGTCACGACCGCGATGTACGACGCGCTCAACCCCAGCGCCCTCCAGCGTCTCATCCGCGACGACGGGGTCACCGTGCACGCCTTCAGCGAGGACATCATGGCGGCCGCGATGAGCCATTCCATGGCTTACCTGGAGGAGCAGGCGGCCGACAACGCGGAATTCAAGATGGTCTACGACTCCTGGAAGTCATTCAGAGACACGGTGTTCCCGTACGCATCGGGTAACGAGCTGGCTTATGCCAACTTCACCTTCCCGCAGGTGGGGGGGTAG
- a CDS encoding amidohydrolase family protein, whose translation MAYNNAMKKIDGHSPVFGGGAGVQKAAFLGIGAVLAMLVTGLGLSCAPAPNGAQVLIAGGRLLDGSGNPWLRADVLIEGDRIAAVGRGIDAPGAEVIDATGLYVAPGFIDTHSHAGPGLAREELSHGEPLLAMGVTTIFANPDGGGPIEIAEQRTELLADGLGVNVAQFIGHGSTRGHVLGSEDRAATDAELDEMRRIVRDAMTEGAWGLSSGTFYVPGSYAPPEEIEELAKEVAPFGGAYQSHIRDEASYSVGLLAAVEEVINVGRVADVPAVLTHVKALGPTVWGFGDSIVARVATARAEGVAVFADQYPYAASATSLSAALLPRWSQAGGRDSLLARMDRPEDMARIREGMVAGLARRGGAERIRLRRYVPDESVEGRLLSELAEERGIDRLDLASDLIRGGSVSIVSHNMNENDIAVLMAQPWTITASDGGLVPLNQGVPHPRSYGAFSRRIARYAIEQGIDGLASAVRSATSLPASVYGMEGRGRLQVGMAADIVVFDLEAMDDPATYTEPHQYSQGMVHVFVNGTAAMRDGEFTGALAGRVLRKGGR comes from the coding sequence ATGGCATATAATAACGCCATGAAGAAAATCGACGGACACAGCCCGGTTTTCGGCGGGGGAGCGGGTGTCCAGAAAGCAGCCTTCCTCGGCATCGGAGCCGTGCTCGCGATGCTCGTCACAGGCCTCGGGCTCAGTTGCGCGCCTGCTCCGAACGGCGCCCAGGTGCTCATCGCCGGCGGTCGCCTCCTGGACGGTTCCGGAAATCCGTGGCTCCGCGCCGACGTGCTCATCGAGGGAGATCGCATCGCGGCCGTAGGCAGAGGGATCGACGCACCCGGTGCGGAGGTGATCGACGCGACCGGACTCTACGTCGCGCCCGGTTTCATCGACACCCATTCGCACGCCGGACCCGGGCTCGCCAGGGAGGAACTATCGCACGGCGAACCGCTTCTTGCCATGGGCGTTACCACGATCTTCGCGAACCCCGACGGCGGCGGTCCCATCGAGATCGCCGAGCAGCGAACCGAGCTCCTGGCGGACGGCCTCGGGGTCAACGTCGCCCAGTTCATCGGCCACGGTTCCACGCGTGGACACGTGCTGGGTTCGGAGGACCGAGCCGCCACCGACGCCGAGCTCGACGAGATGCGGCGGATCGTGCGCGACGCGATGACGGAAGGAGCCTGGGGTCTCTCCTCGGGAACCTTCTACGTTCCGGGCAGCTACGCGCCCCCCGAGGAGATCGAGGAGCTGGCCAAGGAGGTCGCGCCCTTCGGCGGCGCCTACCAAAGCCACATTCGCGACGAGGCCTCTTACTCGGTCGGCCTCCTGGCGGCGGTCGAGGAGGTGATAAACGTCGGTCGGGTCGCGGACGTTCCGGCAGTGCTCACGCACGTCAAGGCTCTGGGACCCACCGTCTGGGGTTTCGGCGACAGCATCGTCGCCCGGGTCGCGACGGCGAGGGCCGAAGGCGTCGCGGTTTTCGCGGACCAGTATCCGTATGCGGCCTCCGCCACGAGCCTGAGTGCCGCGCTACTGCCGCGTTGGTCGCAGGCAGGCGGTCGCGATTCCCTTCTGGCTCGAATGGATCGTCCGGAAGACATGGCCCGCATCCGCGAGGGCATGGTGGCGGGCCTGGCGCGCAGGGGCGGAGCGGAGCGGATACGGCTCCGACGCTACGTTCCCGACGAGAGCGTCGAGGGCAGGCTGCTTTCGGAGCTCGCCGAGGAGCGCGGCATCGACCGGCTCGACCTCGCCTCCGATCTCATCCGAGGCGGGAGCGTGAGCATCGTTTCGCATAACATGAACGAGAACGACATCGCCGTGCTGATGGCGCAGCCCTGGACGATAACCGCATCCGACGGTGGACTCGTTCCGCTGAACCAGGGCGTGCCACATCCCCGCTCGTACGGCGCCTTCTCGCGGCGGATCGCCCGCTATGCGATCGAGCAGGGGATTGACGGCCTCGCGAGCGCCGTGCGCAGCGCGACCTCCCTGCCTGCCTCGGTCTACGGAATGGAGGGTCGCGGCCGGCTCCAGGTCGGCATGGCGGCGGACATCGTGGTCTTCGACCTGGAAGCGATGGACGATCCGGCCACATACACCGAGCCTCACCAGTACTCCCAGGGCATGGTACACGTCTTCGTGAACGGAACGGCGGCCATGCGCGACGGCGAGTTCACGGGCGCCCTCGCCGGGCGCGTGCTCAGGAAGGGCGGGAGGTAG
- a CDS encoding NAD-dependent isocitrate dehydrogenase — translation MSKTVTVIPGDGIGPEVVSSVLAVLRASGADLEYDFHDAGLTAIAKHDVALPTTTMESAERNRVILKGPITTPSGTGFRSINVELRKAFDLYANVRPVRTLIPGRYDDIDLVLIRENTEGLYVGVEHHIGIRGDPRAAAESVMIVTRFGSERVCRFALDFARRNGRRKVTVAHKANILKSTQGLFLDCARDVAVDYPEVELEDRIIDATAMLLVLDPYRFDVLVMENMFGDILSDLMAGLVGGLGFAPAANLGADAAMFEAVHGSAPDIAGKGLANPTALLLSACMMLDHVGMAPEAERIRGAIGQIIRDPHSRTRDIGGRSSTAEYTEAIVRALG, via the coding sequence ATGTCAAAGACCGTAACCGTCATCCCGGGTGACGGAATAGGGCCGGAGGTGGTCTCGTCCGTGCTCGCCGTCCTGCGCGCATCCGGAGCCGACCTGGAGTACGACTTTCACGATGCCGGGCTGACCGCTATCGCAAAGCACGACGTCGCGCTGCCCACAACGACCATGGAGTCCGCCGAAAGGAACCGGGTCATCCTCAAGGGACCCATCACCACCCCCTCGGGGACCGGGTTCCGCTCCATAAACGTCGAGCTGCGCAAGGCGTTCGATCTCTACGCCAACGTCCGCCCCGTGCGCACCCTGATCCCGGGCCGCTACGACGACATCGACCTCGTGCTCATCCGGGAGAACACGGAAGGGCTCTACGTGGGCGTCGAGCACCACATCGGCATACGCGGCGACCCGAGGGCCGCTGCCGAGTCCGTGATGATCGTGACACGCTTCGGGTCGGAGCGAGTCTGCCGCTTCGCGCTCGATTTCGCCCGCCGGAACGGTCGCAGGAAGGTCACCGTGGCACACAAGGCCAACATTCTGAAGAGCACTCAGGGTCTCTTCCTGGACTGCGCGCGCGACGTCGCCGTCGATTACCCCGAAGTCGAGCTCGAAGACAGGATCATCGACGCCACCGCCATGCTGCTGGTGCTCGATCCCTATCGGTTCGACGTTCTCGTCATGGAGAACATGTTCGGCGACATCCTTTCCGACCTGATGGCGGGACTGGTGGGGGGACTCGGTTTCGCTCCGGCCGCCAACCTCGGCGCGGACGCGGCGATGTTCGAAGCCGTGCACGGGTCGGCTCCCGATATCGCGGGCAAGGGACTCGCCAACCCTACCGCTCTTCTGCTTTCGGCTTGCATGATGCTCGACCACGTCGGCATGGCTCCCGAGGCGGAGCGGATCCGCGGGGCCATTGGGCAGATAATCCGCGATCCCCACTCTCGCACCCGCGACATTGGCGGACGCTCCTCCACCGCCGAGTACACCGAGGCGATCGTGCGGGCCCTGGGATGA